GCGGCGCGCCCGCTCACGCTATTCATGGCAGCGGGTGGCCGCCGAAACCGAAAAGGCATACGAACTGGCGGTGGCGGCAATGCCCGCCGGGCAGGTCCGGATGGAAGGAGTTGCGCTGTGACTGCCGAATGGTCCATCCGGGAGCAGGACCTGCAGACGCTGACCGCGGACCCGGCGTTTCCTGCCACACTGCCCGGACTGGCGGCGGACAACGCCGCGGCAATGGACGCCGTCCACGTCCACCTGGACAACGTCCTTCCCGCGCTGGATTCGCTCCGCAGCCAGGCCGGCCGGCTCGCCGCCTGGGGCGTGGAACTGGCGAACCGGCTGCTCAGCGGTCAGCGGCTCCTGGCCGCAGGGAACGGCGGATCCGCCGCTGAGGCACAACATTTCACCGCGGAACTCGTGGGCCGGTTCGATGGTGAACGCCTCCCGTTTTCCGCCATCGCGCTGCACGCGGAAAGTTCCGCCGTGACCGCCATCTCCAACGACTACGGCTACGAGGAGGTGTTCGCCCGGCAGGTCCAGGCCCACGGCCGCATCGGCGACGTGCTGGTCCTGCTGTCCACCAGCGGCAACAGCCCCAACCTGCTCCGCGCGGTGGAAGCGGCCGGACGCGTGGGCATCACCACCTGGGCGCTCACCGGTTCCGGGCCCAATCCGCTCGCCGCTGCCTGCGACGAGGCGGTCCTGATCGATGCGGTCAACGCCAACGCCCAGGAAGGCCATCTGATCGCGTTGCAT
The window above is part of the Pseudarthrobacter sp. IC2-21 genome. Proteins encoded here:
- a CDS encoding SIS domain-containing protein, with the protein product MTAEWSIREQDLQTLTADPAFPATLPGLAADNAAAMDAVHVHLDNVLPALDSLRSQAGRLAAWGVELANRLLSGQRLLAAGNGGSAAEAQHFTAELVGRFDGERLPFSAIALHAESSAVTAISNDYGYEEVFARQVQAHGRIGDVLVLLSTSGNSPNLLRAVEAAGRVGITTWALTGSGPNPLAAACDEAVLIDAVNANAQEGHLIALHALCRAFDLEVRRRASGMGLP